The Paeniglutamicibacter sulfureus genome includes a region encoding these proteins:
- a CDS encoding TetR/AcrR family transcriptional regulator: protein MSSPSPQLGRRERNKLEKLERITAAASELFAKHGIEDVTTQQIADKADIGTGTLFLYAKSKGELLLLVQNAHYAHALEQGQAAAGKTADVLEGVLAIVTPIVECNRVQVENGRTYLREMVFGDPAEPRHAEALEIVAQTQEALAAVLGRHERIGESEATTLAGVVSAAMFLAMAASINAQRSTVEVIGAIRAQVSAILPH, encoded by the coding sequence ATGTCATCGCCGTCCCCACAGCTCGGTCGGCGCGAACGCAACAAGCTGGAAAAGCTCGAGCGCATCACCGCCGCAGCCAGCGAATTGTTCGCCAAGCACGGGATCGAGGACGTCACGACCCAGCAGATTGCCGACAAGGCAGACATCGGCACCGGAACGTTGTTCCTGTACGCGAAATCCAAGGGCGAATTGCTGCTGCTTGTCCAGAACGCGCACTATGCCCACGCGCTGGAGCAGGGGCAGGCAGCGGCCGGGAAAACGGCAGATGTGCTTGAGGGGGTGCTGGCAATTGTGACGCCAATAGTGGAATGCAACCGCGTGCAGGTTGAGAACGGGCGCACCTACTTGCGTGAGATGGTCTTCGGCGACCCCGCCGAACCGCGCCATGCCGAGGCCCTGGAAATTGTCGCCCAAACCCAGGAGGCACTCGCAGCGGTCCTTGGTCGGCATGAGCGAATCGGTGAAAGCGAGGCGACAACACTGGCAGGTGTTGTCTCCGCGGCCATGTTCCTCGCGATGGCCGCGAGCATTAATGCGCAGCGGAGCACCGTTGAGGTCATCGGTGCCATCAGGGCGCAGGTTTCCGCCATTCTTCCGCACTAG
- a CDS encoding SDR family oxidoreductase — protein MTSLNGAVVLVTGANGGIGTHFVREALARGAAKVYATARTPRGWDDNRIVPLTLDVTDPASIRAALAAAQDVTVLINNAGASVSTPGILAHTDEEIRRNVETNFLGPLFLARAFAPILSAKDNAAIIDIHSALAWWAVAGIYSATKAALWSATNSLRLELAPAGVQVLGVHVGYVDTAMAAHSTEPKVDPADLVASVFDALEAGEHEVLADQTSVQLKASLSAPVESVYPQLAVRP, from the coding sequence ATGACCTCATTGAACGGAGCCGTGGTCCTCGTCACCGGGGCGAACGGCGGTATCGGCACCCACTTCGTACGCGAAGCCCTGGCCCGGGGGGCGGCGAAGGTCTACGCCACCGCCCGCACCCCACGAGGGTGGGACGACAACCGGATTGTGCCACTCACCCTGGATGTCACCGACCCTGCATCGATCCGGGCCGCACTGGCGGCCGCCCAGGATGTGACGGTATTGATCAACAACGCCGGCGCCTCGGTCTCCACCCCGGGCATCCTTGCCCACACCGACGAGGAGATTCGCCGGAACGTTGAGACCAACTTCCTGGGCCCGCTCTTCCTCGCCCGGGCCTTCGCCCCGATTCTGTCCGCCAAGGACAACGCGGCGATCATCGACATCCACTCGGCCTTGGCCTGGTGGGCAGTGGCCGGAATCTACTCCGCGACGAAGGCTGCCCTGTGGTCGGCCACCAACTCCCTGCGGCTGGAACTTGCTCCGGCGGGAGTCCAGGTCCTGGGCGTGCACGTCGGATACGTGGACACCGCAATGGCCGCACACAGCACCGAGCCGAAAGTGGACCCGGCGGACCTGGTGGCTTCGGTCTTTGACGCACTCGAAGCCGGCGAGCACGAGGTCCTCGCGGACCAGACGTCCGTTCAGCTCAAGGCGTCCCTCAGCGCCCCCGTGGAATCCGTCTACCCGCAGCTGGCCGTCAGGCCGTAG
- a CDS encoding LamB/YcsF family protein, with amino-acid sequence MPYIDLNSDVGESFGNWVMGDDAAIFTSVSSANVACGFHAGDPSVIAQTCRDAVAANVTIGAHVGYRDLAGFGRRFLDCSPTELADDVLYQLGALEALARAAGSGIKYVKPHGALYNTIVHHEAHAQAVVDAIRAFGSDLPVLLLPGSVALAKAQAAGLRPVAEAFADRNYNPDGTLVSRREANAVLHDPATVTANMIRLATEGTIVAVDGSVIPMDAESICVHGDTAGAVAMAAAVRAGLESASVSIKSFA; translated from the coding sequence ATGCCTTACATCGACCTGAATTCCGACGTCGGGGAATCCTTCGGCAACTGGGTGATGGGCGACGATGCCGCCATTTTCACCTCCGTATCCTCGGCAAACGTTGCCTGCGGATTCCACGCGGGGGACCCCAGCGTCATAGCCCAGACCTGCCGCGACGCCGTCGCCGCGAACGTCACCATCGGTGCGCACGTGGGCTACCGGGACCTGGCCGGCTTTGGCCGCCGCTTCCTGGACTGCTCCCCCACCGAACTGGCCGACGACGTGCTCTACCAGCTCGGTGCCCTCGAGGCCCTGGCCCGCGCGGCGGGTTCGGGCATCAAGTACGTCAAGCCGCACGGCGCCCTCTACAACACCATCGTGCACCACGAGGCCCACGCCCAGGCAGTCGTCGACGCCATCCGCGCCTTCGGCTCGGACCTGCCCGTGTTGTTGCTGCCCGGTTCCGTCGCCCTGGCCAAGGCGCAGGCCGCGGGCCTGCGCCCGGTTGCCGAGGCCTTTGCCGACAGGAATTACAACCCCGACGGGACCCTGGTCTCGCGCCGCGAGGCGAACGCGGTGCTGCACGACCCCGCGACTGTCACCGCGAACATGATCCGCCTGGCCACCGAGGGCACGATCGTGGCCGTCGACGGCTCCGTGATCCCGATGGACGCCGAGAGCATCTGCGTGCACGGGGACACCGCGGGGGCCGTCGCCATGGCCGCGGCCGTTCGTGCCGGACTGGAATCCGCCAGCGTGTCGATCAAGAGCTTCGCATGA
- a CDS encoding TetR/AcrR family transcriptional regulator yields the protein MNQESAAPAGAPRRRAGRPRSVVLDRELIARAALKLVVAGGYSTLTMSSVAKSLGVSPSALYNHVESKQELMQWIQEIVMDGVDSTVFETLPLVEALEKWAVTYRGIFAEHAPLIPLIAVLPVSGSPRTQEMYEKVAAGFNRAGWKQAEIVPAIVALESFIFGSALDATAPLDIFDPGANAGKMPSFESALEAQRATGRNSADAAFMTGLRAIIGGLMEQAEIA from the coding sequence TTGAACCAGGAATCAGCAGCACCGGCCGGGGCTCCCCGTCGCCGCGCCGGCCGCCCGCGGTCGGTGGTACTCGACCGGGAGCTCATTGCCCGGGCCGCCCTGAAGCTCGTTGTGGCGGGGGGCTATTCCACCCTGACCATGTCCTCGGTGGCAAAGTCACTGGGCGTCTCGCCCTCAGCCTTGTACAACCACGTGGAATCCAAGCAGGAACTCATGCAATGGATCCAGGAAATCGTGATGGACGGGGTCGATTCCACGGTCTTTGAAACGCTGCCGCTGGTCGAGGCCCTGGAGAAATGGGCGGTGACCTACCGGGGCATTTTTGCCGAGCACGCCCCGCTGATTCCGCTGATCGCCGTCCTGCCGGTCTCCGGCTCACCGCGCACGCAGGAGATGTACGAAAAGGTCGCCGCGGGATTCAACCGCGCCGGCTGGAAGCAGGCCGAGATCGTCCCGGCCATTGTGGCACTCGAATCGTTTATTTTCGGATCAGCCCTCGACGCCACCGCACCCCTGGACATCTTCGACCCGGGCGCGAACGCCGGAAAAATGCCAAGCTTCGAAAGCGCCCTGGAGGCACAACGGGCGACGGGCCGAAACAGTGCCGACGCTGCCTTCATGACCGGACTCAGGGCCATCATCGGCGGGCTCATGGAACAGGCAGAGATCGCCTAG
- a CDS encoding LapA family protein: protein MSETPGSTRNPVLRFFARLSAKNWIAIVGAVLAAIFILQNRQRVRIEFLFLDLNAPLWISLGAVLLMGWVMGRFSFRKR from the coding sequence ATGAGCGAAACCCCTGGCAGCACCAGGAACCCCGTCCTTCGTTTCTTCGCGCGGCTCTCGGCCAAGAACTGGATCGCCATCGTGGGCGCGGTCCTGGCGGCCATCTTCATCCTGCAAAACCGCCAGCGGGTCCGCATCGAGTTCTTGTTCCTCGACCTGAACGCCCCGCTGTGGATCTCCCTCGGCGCGGTGTTGCTCATGGGCTGGGTCATGGGGCGCTTCTCGTTCCGCAAGCGCTGA
- a CDS encoding PaaI family thioesterase, whose translation MSARPTPPANRSRTIHYQVPEADKTRLFERTGLEQLRAMAEGRIAAPPISSHIGLEFVAVTDGDVVMTAQPDESHYNPIGSVHGGFFATVLDSVCGCAVHSTLPAGVGYTSLEIKVSFLRPITAETGAVTAHGWVTRRGKSVAFADAEIRDAEGRVLATASSTCLIIYPGGAVPDSRPGPANQ comes from the coding sequence ATGTCAGCAAGGCCAACGCCACCGGCGAACCGTTCGCGGACGATCCATTACCAGGTCCCCGAAGCGGATAAGACAAGGTTGTTCGAGCGGACCGGACTCGAGCAGCTGCGCGCCATGGCCGAAGGGCGCATCGCGGCACCGCCGATCAGCAGCCACATCGGTTTGGAGTTCGTGGCCGTCACCGATGGGGACGTCGTGATGACAGCGCAGCCGGACGAATCGCACTACAACCCGATCGGATCGGTTCACGGCGGTTTCTTCGCCACGGTGCTGGACTCCGTGTGCGGATGTGCCGTGCACAGCACCCTTCCGGCCGGAGTGGGATACACCAGCCTGGAAATCAAGGTCTCGTTCCTGCGTCCAATCACTGCCGAAACGGGCGCCGTCACCGCGCATGGCTGGGTCACCCGACGCGGTAAGTCGGTCGCCTTCGCCGATGCCGAGATTCGGGACGCGGAAGGCCGGGTACTGGCCACCGCCTCGAGCACCTGTTTGATCATCTACCCCGGCGGTGCCGTCCCGGACTCCCGGCCCGGTCCGGCGAACCAATAG
- a CDS encoding DUF456 domain-containing protein, translating into MDIQIIITVVAGLLLAVAVVGTIVPVLPGSLLAIGTLLAWGWVLGGPAAWWCAGIGMALALVGWGASTVLTGRNLKQQQIPRGSIALAIALAVVGMFLIPVLGLFIGFAVGLVLGEYGRRRDFPAALRASGSALKAMGLGVLVEFGCAAMASSVWMIGVIAHFTTR; encoded by the coding sequence GTGGATATCCAAATCATCATCACCGTCGTCGCCGGACTGCTGTTGGCGGTCGCCGTCGTGGGAACCATCGTCCCCGTGCTCCCCGGGAGCCTCCTTGCCATCGGCACGCTGCTGGCCTGGGGCTGGGTCCTGGGCGGCCCTGCCGCCTGGTGGTGCGCCGGCATCGGCATGGCCCTTGCGCTCGTCGGATGGGGCGCATCGACGGTGCTGACCGGCCGGAACCTGAAACAGCAGCAGATTCCGCGCGGCTCCATTGCCCTGGCCATCGCGCTGGCGGTCGTGGGCATGTTCCTGATCCCCGTGCTCGGGCTTTTCATCGGCTTTGCGGTGGGGCTGGTGCTGGGGGAATACGGGAGGCGCAGGGATTTCCCGGCGGCGCTGCGTGCCTCCGGTTCCGCACTCAAGGCCATGGGTCTGGGCGTCCTTGTCGAATTCGGCTGCGCGGCCATGGCCTCGTCGGTGTGGATGATCGGCGTGATCGCGCACTTCACCACGCGCTGA
- a CDS encoding NADP-dependent oxidoreductase: MKAFVFSQYKQPLQQADVPEPAVGDHDVLVQVAAAGVNQLDAKIIEGEFKSILPYSLPHGIGHDMAGSVIGIGANVTGFKIGDEVYARVAKDQVGTFAERVAVTEADLALRPTSITVAEAASLPLVALTAWQALVVKGKLKPGQKVLIHAGAGGVGSLTIQLAKHLGAHVATTASAANADFVRSLGADEVIDYRSQDFEKELSGYDLVLDSLGGENLEKSLRILKPGGKVIGISGPPDPAFAKDAGLNPLLRLVIAGLSSKIRRQARKLGVSYEFLFMHPSGEQLRRISALIDDGALRPIVGATFPFTQTPQAVLALSKGGVRGKVVVVND, translated from the coding sequence ATGAAAGCGTTCGTGTTCAGCCAGTACAAGCAACCTCTCCAGCAGGCAGATGTCCCAGAGCCCGCCGTGGGTGACCACGATGTACTTGTGCAGGTGGCTGCCGCCGGCGTGAACCAGCTCGATGCGAAGATCATTGAGGGCGAGTTCAAGTCGATCCTGCCCTACTCGCTGCCTCATGGGATCGGGCACGATATGGCGGGTAGCGTCATCGGCATCGGCGCGAATGTCACCGGATTCAAGATTGGCGACGAAGTCTACGCTCGGGTTGCCAAAGACCAGGTGGGAACGTTCGCCGAACGGGTGGCAGTCACCGAGGCGGACCTGGCGTTGCGCCCCACCTCCATTACCGTGGCAGAAGCAGCGTCCCTCCCGCTGGTGGCGCTGACCGCATGGCAGGCCCTGGTGGTCAAGGGGAAACTGAAGCCTGGCCAGAAGGTTCTGATTCATGCAGGTGCCGGAGGTGTCGGGTCATTGACGATCCAGCTGGCCAAGCACCTCGGCGCCCACGTTGCCACCACGGCCTCGGCCGCCAATGCCGACTTCGTTCGCTCCCTGGGTGCGGACGAAGTGATTGATTACCGCAGCCAGGACTTCGAAAAGGAGCTTTCCGGCTACGACCTGGTCCTTGATTCCCTGGGTGGCGAGAACCTGGAAAAGTCGCTGCGGATCCTGAAGCCAGGAGGAAAGGTGATCGGGATTTCCGGTCCACCGGATCCAGCGTTTGCGAAGGATGCGGGACTGAACCCCCTGCTGCGACTGGTTATCGCGGGACTCAGCAGCAAGATCCGCCGACAGGCCAGGAAGCTTGGCGTGTCCTATGAATTCTTGTTCATGCACCCCAGCGGTGAACAGCTGCGCAGGATTTCCGCGCTCATCGATGACGGCGCCCTGCGCCCCATCGTGGGTGCGACCTTCCCCTTCACCCAGACGCCGCAGGCGGTTCTGGCCCTGTCCAAGGGCGGAGTGCGCGGAAAAGTCGTCGTCGTCAACGACTGA
- a CDS encoding carboxyltransferase domain-containing protein has protein sequence MSVTATRFAGTRSVLVELSDLDSVLALDALLEASPLPGQLDVLAAASTVFIKADSWASARKIAAAIPALELGTAPENAGSLVTVDVHYDGEDLAEVAKLTDLSIESVINAHTSQTWRAAFGGFAPGFAYLLGENSSLNVPRRDTPRKVVPSGAVALAGDYSAVYPRQSPGGWQLIGHTDAVLWDLERENPALIRPQDRVQFTASHTSLKLSSRTAAAPAHAAPKAAAGQLEILDPGLQSLIQDLGRLGLGNLGVSAAGAADTSSARAANRLVGNAAEAAVIENLLGSLVLRARGDAVLSVTGAHAQLLITPVEEDDFHEEERAPEMNTPFALLDGETLTLLPSGSGLRSYLGVRGGIDVDPVLGSRSTDSMSGIGPAPLAPGTLLPVGTVNGSHVVGNPEPSTLPVPDAHGIYTLRISKGPREDWFGEAGLRQLTGQTWSVSAESNRVGVRLALPGDSSPLTRIRTGELSSEGVAVGALQVPPSGLPVLFLADHPVTGGYPVIAGVIAEDLPAAAQLPPGAQLRFELVDPLTHNPHAPRAAGAPSHEGNTP, from the coding sequence ATGAGCGTGACAGCGACGCGCTTTGCCGGAACCCGGTCGGTGCTCGTCGAGCTCTCCGACCTCGACTCCGTGCTGGCCCTTGACGCCCTGCTGGAGGCCTCTCCACTGCCCGGACAACTTGACGTGCTCGCGGCGGCCTCCACCGTCTTCATCAAGGCCGATTCCTGGGCCAGCGCCCGGAAGATCGCCGCCGCCATTCCCGCCCTCGAGCTGGGCACGGCGCCGGAGAACGCCGGCTCGCTGGTCACCGTCGACGTGCATTACGACGGCGAGGACCTGGCGGAGGTCGCCAAGCTCACCGACCTGAGCATCGAGTCGGTCATCAATGCCCACACCTCGCAGACATGGCGCGCTGCCTTTGGCGGCTTCGCCCCCGGCTTCGCCTACCTGCTCGGGGAGAACAGCAGCCTGAACGTGCCGCGCCGCGACACCCCGCGCAAGGTCGTGCCCTCGGGTGCCGTGGCCCTGGCCGGGGATTATTCGGCCGTCTACCCCCGCCAATCCCCCGGCGGCTGGCAGCTGATCGGGCACACCGACGCGGTGCTCTGGGACCTGGAACGGGAGAACCCCGCACTGATCCGCCCGCAGGACCGCGTGCAATTCACCGCCTCGCACACTTCGCTGAAGCTTTCCTCTCGCACCGCCGCTGCCCCCGCACACGCGGCACCCAAGGCCGCAGCCGGGCAGCTGGAAATCCTGGATCCCGGATTGCAATCCCTCATCCAGGACCTGGGCCGCCTGGGCCTGGGCAACCTCGGGGTCTCCGCCGCCGGGGCGGCGGACACTTCCTCCGCCCGGGCCGCCAACCGCCTGGTGGGCAATGCCGCGGAGGCGGCAGTCATCGAAAACCTCCTGGGCTCGCTGGTCCTGCGCGCCCGCGGCGACGCGGTCCTGTCCGTCACCGGCGCGCACGCGCAGCTGCTGATCACCCCCGTGGAGGAGGACGATTTCCACGAAGAGGAGCGCGCGCCGGAGATGAACACGCCCTTTGCCCTGCTCGACGGGGAAACACTCACGCTTCTCCCCTCCGGTTCCGGGCTGCGCAGCTACCTGGGCGTACGCGGCGGCATCGACGTCGACCCCGTGCTCGGATCGCGCTCCACCGACTCGATGTCGGGCATCGGCCCCGCCCCGCTCGCTCCCGGCACCCTGCTGCCGGTCGGCACCGTCAACGGATCCCACGTGGTCGGGAACCCCGAGCCCTCCACGCTGCCGGTTCCCGACGCGCACGGCATCTACACGCTGCGCATCAGCAAGGGCCCCCGCGAGGACTGGTTCGGCGAGGCCGGGCTGCGGCAGCTGACCGGCCAAACCTGGAGCGTCTCGGCCGAATCCAACCGCGTCGGCGTCCGCCTGGCCCTGCCCGGGGACTCCTCGCCGCTGACACGCATCCGCACCGGGGAACTGTCTTCCGAAGGGGTGGCTGTGGGCGCCCTGCAGGTTCCCCCCTCCGGCCTGCCCGTGCTCTTCCTGGCCGACCACCCGGTCACCGGCGGCTACCCGGTCATTGCCGGGGTCATCGCCGAGGACCTGCCTGCCGCGGCCCAGCTGCCACCGGGCGCCCAGCTCCGCTTTGAACTGGTCGACCCGCTCACCCACAACCCCCATGCTCCCCGGGCCGCCGGCGCCCCCAGCCACGAAGGAAACACCCCATGA